A single genomic interval of Lathyrus oleraceus cultivar Zhongwan6 chromosome 7, CAAS_Psat_ZW6_1.0, whole genome shotgun sequence harbors:
- the LOC127101310 gene encoding 18.1 kDa class I heat shock protein-like: MSMVPSNNIPFDGSSIQELSRENPSFLNEQVDWKETAEAHVLKAEIPRLKKEEVSIEVEDGRVLQIRGERSMEKEESNDGCHRVERSSGKFMRSFTLPSNCKLHEVKASMEDGVLTVTIPKDAAQNNELLTGSNSNSN; encoded by the coding sequence ATGTCGATGGTACCAAGTAACAACATCCCGTTCGACGGCTCCTCAATCCAAGAACTTTCACGAGAGAATCCAAGTTTTCTGAACGAGCAGGTTGATTGGAAGGAGACCGCAGAAGCGCATGTGTTGAAAGCTGAAATACCGAGGTTGAAGAAAGAGGAAGTGAGTATTGAGGTTGAAGATGGAAGAGTGCTTCAGATAAGAGGAGAGAGGAGCATGGAGAAAGAAGAATCGAATGATGGATGTCATCGTGTGGAGCGTAGTAGTGGGAAGTTTATGAGGAGTTTTACTCTTCCGAGTAATTGTAAACTGCATGAGGTTAAGGCTTCTATGGAGGATGGGGTTCTTACTGTTACTATCCCTAAGGATGCTGCTCAGAATAATGAGCTTTTGACTGGTTccaattcaaattcaaattga